One window from the genome of Pseudomonadota bacterium encodes:
- a CDS encoding acyl carrier protein — MSDITERVKKIVVDQLDVAADKVTDSASFIDDLGADSLDTVELVMAFEEEFGVEIPDDAAEKIMTVKDAIDFIQQNAEAA; from the coding sequence ATGAGCGATATTACAGAACGCGTAAAAAAGATTGTCGTTGACCAGCTTGACGTTGCAGCAGACAAAGTTACGGACTCCGCAAGCTTTATCGATGATCTGGGCGCAGACAGCCTGGATACGGTTGAGCTTGTCATGGCTTTTGAAGAAGAGTTCGGCGTGGAAATCCCCGACGATGCCGCTGAAAAAATCATGACGGTCAAGGATGCAATCGATTTCATCCAGCAAAACGCTGAAGCAGCTTAA
- a CDS encoding YggS family pyridoxal phosphate-dependent enzyme, with amino-acid sequence MSIANWKKLSEDIKSAAQTCGRDPADVALLLASKTQPQDILVPYLKAGHRLFGENRVQEAVEKWVALKEGFPKVELHLIGPLQTNKVKTALEIFDLIETLDREKLAESLAAHDCAIPCYIQVNTGEEPQKSGIAPRDLPGFFDFCTKDCKLDIRGLMCIPPADEAAAPHFALLHKLAAAHGLKELSMGMSGDYDTAITFGATEIRIGTAVFGNRKPDAA; translated from the coding sequence ATGAGCATTGCAAACTGGAAAAAACTCTCTGAGGATATCAAATCCGCAGCACAGACTTGCGGCAGGGATCCTGCCGATGTTGCGCTATTGCTGGCCTCAAAAACCCAGCCGCAGGATATTCTTGTGCCTTACCTGAAAGCCGGACACCGGCTGTTCGGCGAAAACCGCGTGCAGGAAGCGGTCGAAAAATGGGTGGCGCTGAAAGAAGGTTTTCCAAAAGTGGAACTGCACCTGATCGGCCCGCTGCAAACCAACAAAGTCAAAACCGCTCTGGAGATTTTCGACCTGATCGAAACGCTGGATCGTGAAAAACTTGCCGAATCTCTTGCGGCGCATGACTGTGCGATTCCCTGCTATATTCAGGTCAATACCGGTGAAGAACCGCAAAAATCGGGGATTGCCCCCCGTGACCTGCCAGGATTTTTCGATTTCTGCACGAAAGACTGCAAACTGGATATACGCGGGCTGATGTGCATCCCGCCCGCTGACGAGGCTGCGGCACCGCATTTCGCCCTGCTTCATAAACTGGCCGCAGCCCATGGCCTGAAAGAACTCAGCATGGGGATGAGTGGAGATTACGACACCGCCATCACATTCGGCGCCACGGAAATCCGTATCGGCACCGCCGTTTTCGGCAACCGCAAGCCTGACGCTGCTTGA